The DNA window TCGGGCGTGATCGTGCGCGGCTCCGTGGTCCGGCGCGAGGCGGGGGCGGGGGGCAGGTAGGTGGCCTTGACGGCGGGGACGACCCCGGCGGCCCGGAACCCCGCCTTGGCCAGCTCGGGGGCGTCCTCGGGGACCACGTCCAGGGGGCGCGGGCCCGTGAGCGTGCCGCGCTCGCCGTCGGCGCCCAGGTGGCGCGGCAGGGTCAGGAGGAAGGAGGCGCCCTCGTCGGGCCAGCCCCACACCTCCAGCGTGCCCCCGTGGAGGACGGCGTCCTCGGCGGAGATCGACAGGCCCAGGCCCGTGCCGCCCAGGGTGCGCTGGCGCGAGGGGGCGGCGCGGTAGAAGCGGTCGAAGACCTTGCTGGCGACCTCCGGGGTCATGCCCACGCCGTGGTCGCGCACCCGTACAGCGACGGCGCCCTCGTTGCCGGCCACGGTGATGTCGATGGGGGTGCCCTCGGCGTGCTCGAGGGCGTTGACCAGGACATTGCGCACGATCCTCTCCACGCGCACGGTGTCCATCTGCGCCACGACGGGCTCGTCGGGGGCGTGGACGCGCACGTCCGCGCCCAGGCGGTCGATGTGGATCTGGTTGTCGGCGATGACGGCGTCGACCAGGGCGGTCAGGTCCTGCTCGGCCACCGACAGGCGGACCCTGCCGGAGTCGACGCGGGAGATGGCCAGCAGGTCGTCGAAGAGGCGGCGGAAGCGCGTGACCTCCCGCAGGAGGATGTCCAGGGAGCGCAGGGCGAGCGGGTCGTCGATCTCGTCGCGGACCTCGTCGAGCCGCTCCGCGGCCAGGGTGATGGAGGTCAGCGGGGTGCGCAGCTCGTGGGAGACGTCGGAGACGAACAGCCGCTGCACGCTGGACAGGCGCTCCCAGTTCTCCAGCTGGCGCGCCAGGGAGTCGGCCATCTCGTTGAAGGAGTGCGACAGCGTGGCGATCTCGTCCTCGCCGGTGACCTTCAGGCGCTCGTCCAGGTGGCCCTCCGCCAGGCGCCGGACCGCCAGGGAGGTGCGCCGCACGGGTATGAGCACGCCCACGGCCAGGGCCCACACGGTCAGGACCAGCATGAGCAGGAAGCCGATGGCGGCCAGGGCGATGGCGCGCGTGGTCAGGTCGATCAGCTGCTGCTCGGGCTGGAGCGTGTAGACGAGGTAGAGGTCGTAGCCCCCGGCCGTCGGCACGCTGAGGCGCGAGCCGACGATAATCCCGGGGACCTGCTCGCCGTCGGTGCCGGGAACACTCACCGACTTCCAGTACTGGCGCCCCTCCTGGCCGCCGGCGACGGTGGCGGCCAGGTCGTCGCCGACGAGGTCGAGCAGAGCGGGGTCGGTGTACATATTGTTGACCACGGGGGCGGAGGTCTCGTCGGAGGCGCGTAGGAAGACGACGCCGACGGCGCCCGAGGCGGCCGAGATCTGCCCCAGCTTGGCGACCATGTTCTTGGTGGCGGCCGCCACCTGGTCGGCCGTGGTGGTGTCGGCGTTGTCAAGCTCGGCCTGCGCCGCGGCGACCCGCTGGTGGGCGTCGCTGAGGATGGCCACGCTGCGGTCCTCGAAGACGTCGTCGCGGATGAGGTTGGACACGACGAGGGTGAGCAGGACGATGAGGACGATACCGATGCTCAGGGTCAGCGCGACCATGCGCAGGCCGAGACTGCGCCTGAACGATCCGAACGCGTCCCTCGGGTGAAGGCGCCGGGCGCCCGCGATCACCTCGCGTCGCCGGCGCGGTAGCCGACGCCGCGCACGGTGACCACGATCGTCGGGTGCTCGGGATCGTGCTCGATCTTGGCGCGCAGCCGCTGCACGTGGACGTTGACCAGACGGGTGTCGGCGGCGTGCTGGTAGCCCCACACCTGCTCGAGGAGCTCGTCGCGGGTGAAGACCTTCCAGGGGGTGCGCGCCAGGGTGACCAGCAGGTCGAACTCCAGCGGGGTCAGGGAGATGACCCGGCCGTCGCGGCGCACCTGGTGGCCCGAGACGTCAATGTCCAGGTCGCCGACGCGCACGTGCTCGGCGGCGTCGGCGTCCGCCACGCGCCGCAGGCGGGTGCGCACGCGCGCGAGCAGCTCCTTGCTCTTGAAGGGCTTGGTCACGTAGTCGTCGGCCCCCGCCTCCAGACCCGCGACGACGTCCTGGGTGTCGGTGCGGGCGGTGAGCATAATGACCGGCACGTCGGACTCGGCGCGAATAAGACGACACAGCTCGACGCCGTCGACACCGGGGAGCATGAGGTCGAGCAGGACGAGATCCGGCTCGACCTGGCGGAAGATGTCCATCGCCTTGGCGCCGTCTGCGCAGAACGAGGGGGTATGGCCCTCGGACTCGAGCATGATGCCGATCATCTCTGCCAGGGCGGTGTCGTCGTCGACGACGAGGATGCGGGTGCTCATGAGCACATCCTGGCACACAGATGATGATAACACGCTTAGGTCGT is part of the Actinomyces sp. oral taxon 414 genome and encodes:
- the mtrB gene encoding MtrAB system histidine kinase MtrB, producing the protein MIAGARRLHPRDAFGSFRRSLGLRMVALTLSIGIVLIVLLTLVVSNLIRDDVFEDRSVAILSDAHQRVAAAQAELDNADTTTADQVAAATKNMVAKLGQISAASGAVGVVFLRASDETSAPVVNNMYTDPALLDLVGDDLAATVAGGQEGRQYWKSVSVPGTDGEQVPGIIVGSRLSVPTAGGYDLYLVYTLQPEQQLIDLTTRAIALAAIGFLLMLVLTVWALAVGVLIPVRRTSLAVRRLAEGHLDERLKVTGEDEIATLSHSFNEMADSLARQLENWERLSSVQRLFVSDVSHELRTPLTSITLAAERLDEVRDEIDDPLALRSLDILLREVTRFRRLFDDLLAISRVDSGRVRLSVAEQDLTALVDAVIADNQIHIDRLGADVRVHAPDEPVVAQMDTVRVERIVRNVLVNALEHAEGTPIDITVAGNEGAVAVRVRDHGVGMTPEVASKVFDRFYRAAPSRQRTLGGTGLGLSISAEDAVLHGGTLEVWGWPDEGASFLLTLPRHLGADGERGTLTGPRPLDVVPEDAPELAKAGFRAAGVVPAVKATYLPPAPASRRTTEPRTITPEEGDDAPAPPPGAVREAAEAERGRVTVRGPGFVSTAQTPEDVQSPGRRR
- the mtrA gene encoding MtrAB system response regulator MtrA, producing MSTRILVVDDDTALAEMIGIMLESEGHTPSFCADGAKAMDIFRQVEPDLVLLDLMLPGVDGVELCRLIRAESDVPVIMLTARTDTQDVVAGLEAGADDYVTKPFKSKELLARVRTRLRRVADADAAEHVRVGDLDIDVSGHQVRRDGRVISLTPLEFDLLVTLARTPWKVFTRDELLEQVWGYQHAADTRLVNVHVQRLRAKIEHDPEHPTIVVTVRGVGYRAGDAR